In a single window of the Haloarcula salinisoli genome:
- a CDS encoding ferredoxin, giving the protein MYTITIDREACDGIFACLVRDDRFAESADGLAAIEVDDEHAIAATFDDDRRESAEQAAAACPLDAITVEDAETDAPPQTLEPTEAGR; this is encoded by the coding sequence ATGTATACGATAACAATCGACCGAGAGGCCTGCGACGGTATCTTCGCCTGTCTGGTCCGAGACGACCGGTTCGCGGAGAGCGCGGACGGACTCGCAGCTATCGAGGTGGACGACGAGCACGCCATCGCGGCTACGTTCGACGACGACCGGCGCGAGTCGGCCGAGCAGGCCGCCGCGGCCTGTCCGCTGGACGCCATCACCGTCGAGGACGCCGAGACCGACGCGCCGCCCCAGACGCTCGAACCGACGGAGGCCGGACGATGA
- a CDS encoding PQQ-binding-like beta-propeller repeat protein, giving the protein MSEQASAAPLGEIPPARSRQQGRRSAVTLSDGLAVVGTATGDRLGFETTSSGPPVRRWSHESDGTPSVVAATPFDGSVHSGGGRRSASRAAGGVVVGERSARGAVCCHDHDGSVRWQYETSREVGDPQSDTRFLRPFVASLATDGDRLYAAARRYERRPDQATERHFESVVYAFAADGTVDWTYHTDASPISLSVREDRLAVAYNRCPGDHQHGLVVLDTADGTPRWMWDPGTAGQRRVGDVALLEDGAILTSHGDYCGYRLGADGAQRWRVPLATPRAVDGERVYAYPNHVHATQSGAVFVTGNTYPEDGRETAVRHPLEHTAVGISLDGDRRWSADVGGFASGLGADGDLLAVPGAQHFRDRDADTHGLRLFDVESGQVQSVETDGIITAAAVDDRSVVTVEEPVVYHDEGRERGAYRLHRFPRSG; this is encoded by the coding sequence ATGAGTGAGCAGGCGTCGGCGGCACCGCTGGGCGAGATTCCGCCGGCTCGCTCCAGGCAGCAGGGCCGCCGGTCGGCCGTGACGCTCTCCGACGGGCTGGCCGTCGTCGGGACCGCTACTGGTGACCGACTCGGTTTCGAGACGACCAGTTCGGGACCGCCGGTCCGGCGGTGGTCTCACGAGTCCGACGGGACGCCGAGTGTCGTCGCCGCGACGCCGTTCGACGGGAGCGTCCACTCCGGCGGCGGTCGACGCTCCGCGTCTCGGGCCGCCGGAGGCGTGGTCGTCGGGGAGCGCAGTGCCCGCGGGGCGGTATGCTGTCACGACCACGACGGCTCCGTGCGGTGGCAGTACGAGACGAGCCGCGAGGTCGGCGACCCCCAGTCGGACACTCGCTTTCTCAGGCCGTTCGTCGCCAGTCTCGCTACCGACGGCGACCGTCTGTACGCGGCGGCCAGACGGTACGAGCGCCGGCCCGACCAGGCGACCGAGCGCCACTTCGAGAGCGTCGTCTACGCGTTTGCGGCCGACGGAACGGTCGACTGGACCTACCACACCGATGCCTCGCCGATTTCGCTGTCGGTCCGAGAGGACCGCCTCGCCGTCGCGTACAACCGGTGTCCCGGTGACCACCAGCACGGGCTCGTCGTTCTCGACACCGCGGACGGGACGCCGCGGTGGATGTGGGACCCGGGCACTGCGGGTCAGCGCCGTGTCGGCGACGTCGCCCTCCTCGAGGACGGCGCGATACTCACGAGCCACGGCGACTACTGTGGCTACCGGCTCGGAGCGGACGGCGCGCAGCGGTGGCGCGTCCCCCTGGCGACGCCCCGAGCCGTCGATGGGGAACGGGTCTACGCCTACCCGAATCACGTCCACGCCACCCAGTCGGGCGCGGTGTTCGTCACCGGCAACACCTACCCCGAGGACGGTCGCGAGACGGCGGTTCGACACCCCCTCGAACACACCGCCGTCGGCATCTCGCTCGACGGCGACCGGCGATGGTCGGCCGACGTGGGCGGCTTCGCCAGCGGCCTGGGCGCCGACGGTGACCTGCTGGCGGTGCCGGGCGCCCAGCACTTCCGCGACCGGGACGCCGATACCCACGGACTCCGGCTGTTCGACGTCGAGTCGGGTCAGGTCCAGTCGGTCGAGACTGATGGTATCATCACCGCGGCAGCGGTCGACGACCGTTCTGTCGTCACCGTCGAGGAGCCGGTCGTCTACCACGACGAGGGTCGCGAGCGGGGCGCCTACAGACTCCACCGCTTTCCACGCTCGGGCTGA
- a CDS encoding CbiX/SirB N-terminal domain-containing protein — protein MSEAVSKGLDDEAILLAGHGSRREKSNEQVRELAADLEGRLGIPVDAAFLELAEPAIDDAIAGLAATVSQVTVVHLSLFAASHVKNDVPLAVTQARERHPELTINNGAHLGVHPALLSLLDDRAAAVEAELGVDREDDDVAVVLCARGSSDPDANADVHKLARLLYEGRAFDRCAASFIGVTEPLLEETLHDVAKTRPDAVVVLPYMLGDGVLTGRIKEGAREFDEEYPYVDAGFGEPLGTDHRLLDVLGDRWQEARTGSVEMSCDTCKYKVELDGYEDDTGGARAMLRALTHQAEHDDREDVDDDPHVHDAPEKHVAVCTNQTCAADGAPAVLERLRQAARDSDHCDARITRSSCLGRCGEGPMVAVYPDGVWYGDVGEDDAERLVADHLDRDRIASELVDQTL, from the coding sequence ATGAGCGAAGCAGTAAGTAAAGGGCTGGACGACGAGGCCATACTGCTTGCCGGCCACGGCTCCCGGCGGGAGAAATCCAACGAGCAGGTCCGCGAGCTGGCCGCCGATCTGGAGGGGCGACTGGGGATTCCCGTCGACGCTGCGTTCCTCGAACTCGCCGAGCCGGCCATCGACGACGCTATCGCCGGGCTCGCAGCGACCGTCTCGCAGGTGACGGTCGTCCACCTCTCCCTGTTCGCGGCCAGCCACGTCAAAAACGACGTCCCTCTGGCGGTGACACAGGCCCGCGAGCGCCACCCGGAGCTGACCATCAACAACGGGGCGCATCTGGGCGTCCACCCCGCCTTGCTCTCGCTGCTGGACGACCGGGCGGCGGCCGTCGAGGCCGAACTCGGCGTCGACCGCGAGGACGACGATGTCGCCGTGGTCCTCTGTGCGCGGGGCTCCTCGGACCCCGACGCGAACGCCGACGTCCATAAGCTAGCCCGGCTGCTGTACGAAGGACGGGCCTTCGATCGCTGTGCGGCCTCCTTCATCGGCGTCACCGAACCGCTGTTAGAGGAGACGCTCCACGACGTGGCCAAGACCCGCCCCGACGCTGTCGTCGTCCTGCCGTACATGCTGGGCGACGGCGTCCTGACGGGTCGCATCAAGGAGGGTGCCCGGGAGTTCGACGAGGAGTACCCATACGTCGACGCCGGCTTCGGCGAACCGCTGGGGACAGACCACAGGCTGCTTGACGTGCTGGGCGACCGCTGGCAGGAAGCCAGGACGGGCAGCGTCGAGATGTCCTGTGACACCTGCAAGTACAAGGTCGAACTCGACGGCTACGAGGACGACACCGGCGGTGCCCGGGCGATGTTGCGGGCGCTGACCCACCAGGCCGAACACGACGACCGAGAGGACGTCGACGACGACCCGCACGTCCACGACGCGCCCGAGAAACACGTCGCCGTCTGCACGAACCAGACCTGTGCCGCCGACGGCGCGCCGGCAGTTCTAGAGCGGCTGCGCCAGGCCGCCCGCGACAGCGACCACTGCGACGCCCGTATCACTCGGTCGTCCTGTCTGGGTCGCTGTGGCGAGGGGCCGATGGTCGCGGTCTACCCAGACGGGGTCTGGTACGGCGACGTCGGCGAGGACGACGCCGAACGCCTCGTCGCCGACCATCTGGACCGGGACCGCATCGCGAGCGAACTGGTCGACCAGACGCTGTAA
- a CDS encoding cobalamin biosynthesis protein yields MSIETGPPGDMLAAHPETAYFWGRVAGDGECGENCVTVRTTDETAARRLGSIAGAERTDQRIVERPYAHDTSITRQEEQYTVQVVGPLAERASGALGLPFEGESGGYRLDPLSDYDRQLLRGLVEGCGTVCFKSGDAGANDAVGLSFVHESRGLLRTIQSLLDDVPVAAPYDDCSDASSGYWFGVDDDAVPAVGEWLYEGSEASGLFAPTRRRKLRQSIERVR; encoded by the coding sequence ATGAGCATCGAGACCGGCCCGCCCGGCGACATGCTGGCGGCCCACCCCGAGACGGCCTACTTCTGGGGCCGTGTCGCCGGCGACGGCGAGTGTGGCGAGAACTGTGTCACGGTCCGGACCACTGACGAGACGGCCGCCCGCCGGCTCGGGAGTATCGCCGGCGCCGAACGGACAGACCAGCGCATCGTCGAGCGCCCGTACGCCCACGATACGTCGATTACCCGCCAGGAAGAGCAGTATACGGTTCAGGTCGTCGGACCGCTGGCAGAGCGGGCCAGCGGGGCGCTGGGGCTGCCCTTCGAGGGCGAGTCCGGCGGCTACCGGCTGGACCCGCTTTCCGACTACGACCGGCAGCTCCTCCGCGGGCTCGTCGAGGGCTGTGGGACCGTCTGTTTCAAATCGGGTGACGCCGGGGCGAACGACGCCGTCGGGCTCTCCTTTGTCCACGAGAGCCGGGGTCTCCTCCGGACGATCCAGTCGCTGCTGGACGACGTTCCGGTCGCGGCTCCCTACGACGACTGCAGCGACGCCTCCTCGGGCTACTGGTTCGGGGTCGACGACGACGCCGTCCCCGCCGTCGGCGAGTGGCTCTACGAGGGTAGCGAAGCGAGCGGGCTGTTCGCGCCGACCCGTCGGCGCAAGCTCCGTCAGAGCATCGAGCGAGTCCGATGA
- a CDS encoding CbtB domain-containing protein has product MQDSSELDNDDSVQERYERAKTTLTPAQVAIGVALIAALGFTLLFVQDPMVHDAMHNFRHGAGITCH; this is encoded by the coding sequence ATGCAGGACAGTTCAGAGCTGGACAACGACGACAGCGTCCAGGAACGGTACGAACGCGCGAAAACGACGCTCACGCCGGCCCAGGTCGCTATCGGAGTCGCACTGATCGCAGCCCTCGGATTCACGCTGCTGTTCGTCCAGGACCCGATGGTCCACGACGCCATGCACAACTTCCGCCACGGTGCCGGTATCACCTGCCACTGA
- a CDS encoding VanZ family protein — protein sequence MPSQEATADARWRRVLTVGVVLLVGSLVPSPFDRHEAFDTYGPDKWLHFVGHVAFAVTLADAFAADGTANPISGGGALCGSVLLGLAVGYLQQYVPGRVPERADLVAGVLGSMLGVGWWYRSTE from the coding sequence GTGCCATCTCAGGAAGCTACAGCCGACGCGCGCTGGCGACGGGTCCTGACCGTCGGGGTCGTCCTGCTGGTCGGGTCGCTGGTCCCCTCACCGTTCGACCGCCACGAAGCCTTCGACACGTACGGCCCGGACAAGTGGCTCCACTTCGTCGGTCACGTCGCCTTCGCGGTAACACTGGCTGACGCGTTCGCCGCCGACGGGACGGCAAATCCCATCTCCGGTGGCGGAGCCCTCTGTGGCTCGGTTCTACTTGGCCTTGCCGTCGGGTATCTCCAGCAGTACGTGCCCGGGCGTGTCCCGGAACGAGCCGACCTGGTAGCCGGCGTCCTCGGGTCGATGCTCGGTGTCGGCTGGTGGTATCGGAGCACCGAGTAG
- a CDS encoding precorrin-3B C(17)-methyltransferase produces MSSENRGRAGMKSDVTTAPPDDYGTLYVVGIGPGLPHDMTQRASDVIRSADTVIASNLYQEFLRKDGTLPPKSAALEDVSDDSDVADEAGTVLERPDGSRQTLIRSSMGKQVELARAAFERVRDGEDVAHVSGGDPNVYGKSDLMFTMAEADDADDVPIEIVPGVTAALSGAANLGAPLSNDFCTISLSDKWRGWDEIEEKLRAAAISGFVVVLYNCWRDYERAVEVLREERADDVPAAIVNDAGRGAAGRNLDDETETITTLGELPAHSEEVGGMGSSIVVGTHETEVWGNDYRDYLVTPRGGRDVEDF; encoded by the coding sequence ATGAGCAGCGAGAATCGCGGGAGGGCGGGGATGAAATCCGACGTCACGACGGCCCCGCCCGACGACTACGGCACGCTCTACGTCGTCGGCATCGGGCCCGGGTTGCCACACGACATGACCCAGCGGGCCAGCGACGTCATCCGGTCGGCCGACACCGTCATCGCGTCGAACCTCTACCAAGAGTTCCTCCGGAAGGACGGGACCTTGCCGCCGAAATCGGCCGCCCTCGAGGATGTCTCGGACGACAGCGACGTGGCCGACGAAGCGGGAACCGTCCTGGAGCGACCCGACGGCTCCCGGCAGACCCTGATTCGCTCGTCGATGGGCAAGCAGGTCGAACTGGCGCGGGCCGCGTTCGAGCGGGTCCGGGACGGCGAGGACGTGGCGCACGTCTCCGGAGGCGACCCGAACGTCTACGGGAAATCCGACCTCATGTTCACGATGGCCGAGGCCGACGACGCCGACGACGTCCCCATCGAGATCGTCCCCGGCGTGACGGCCGCCCTCTCGGGAGCCGCGAATCTCGGCGCGCCGCTGTCGAACGACTTCTGTACGATTTCGCTGTCGGACAAGTGGCGCGGCTGGGACGAGATCGAAGAGAAGCTCCGTGCAGCGGCCATCTCGGGGTTCGTCGTCGTCCTGTACAACTGCTGGCGGGATTACGAGCGGGCCGTCGAGGTCCTCCGCGAGGAACGGGCCGACGACGTGCCCGCCGCCATCGTCAACGATGCTGGCCGGGGTGCAGCCGGCCGGAATCTCGACGACGAGACGGAGACAATCACGACGCTGGGCGAGCTGCCCGCACACAGCGAGGAGGTCGGCGGGATGGGGTCGTCCATCGTCGTCGGCACACACGAGACCGAGGTCTGGGGCAACGACTATCGCGACTATCTGGTCACCCCGCGAGGCGGGCGTGACGTGGAGGATTTCTGA
- a CDS encoding CbtA family protein, whose product MATDYLERGALAGLVGGLGYGLFQATVGNSFTAGLETFESGHSHSGGPVVDGLTTAAVSVGGGVLWGLLFGIAVFGVGYYFLEPVLPGRAVTQRLTLAAAGFLTVSGAPWLVLPPQPPGVEQALATDTRMALYAGMMAVGALVAAACVVAYRQTAHRHPAIRALATGLPLVVLSVPVALAPANAVSGPVPVTLAAAYRWTVVFGQAGLWAIIAAVHSWLGEPALVADETEFPTTAD is encoded by the coding sequence ATGGCGACCGACTACCTCGAACGCGGAGCGCTCGCAGGGCTCGTCGGCGGGCTCGGATACGGCCTGTTCCAGGCGACTGTCGGGAACAGCTTCACGGCCGGGCTGGAGACGTTCGAATCCGGGCACAGCCACAGCGGCGGCCCGGTCGTGGACGGGCTCACGACGGCAGCCGTCAGCGTCGGCGGCGGCGTCCTCTGGGGTCTCCTCTTCGGTATCGCCGTCTTCGGTGTCGGCTACTACTTCCTCGAACCGGTGCTGCCGGGGCGTGCTGTCACGCAGCGGCTGACACTCGCGGCCGCGGGCTTTCTCACCGTCTCGGGCGCGCCGTGGCTCGTCCTGCCGCCTCAGCCGCCGGGTGTCGAGCAGGCGCTCGCGACCGACACGCGCATGGCCCTCTACGCCGGGATGATGGCCGTCGGGGCGCTCGTCGCGGCCGCGTGCGTGGTGGCGTACCGACAGACAGCACATCGGCACCCGGCCATCAGAGCACTGGCGACTGGGCTCCCGCTCGTGGTGCTTTCTGTCCCGGTCGCGCTGGCCCCAGCAAACGCCGTCAGTGGTCCCGTCCCGGTGACGCTCGCGGCCGCCTACCGGTGGACGGTCGTCTTCGGTCAGGCCGGACTGTGGGCCATTATCGCCGCCGTCCACAGCTGGCTGGGCGAGCCGGCACTGGTCGCCGACGAGACCGAGTTCCCGACGACAGCCGACTGA
- a CDS encoding wax synthase family protein: protein MTNSNTRTGIDAGNTTARTAIGYGLPLACVAVLLAAAPVLSSWARLFGGTVVLLVTIKVGSWVLLGGSRALSLSRRETLLYWTVWPGVRPDKFLQPEEYSEPDSAMFVVGYAYLLAGGLLGLASLLAVPYIGLAGSTWLLVAGFLAAVHQGLGRILPFGLRWLGYPVEPLFNSPMQSQGVADFWSDRWNKPFIGMNRLFLTGPLASRVGIKVAAGLAFLVSGLIHELAISFPAGAGWGLPFLYFVVQAVLYTVEQEFFPAPADSNSMLRRAWTAIAVVGPVPLLFHGPFRMTFIAPLLETGRALLLAYPLEAYVSAGLWVGAVGHFMILGASFQVPEELDWETDLAQLKPLNRKVMWTYGGYIVMMIVSFGVMTALFHEQLAAGTPVALGLAGLIVLFWTVRVLVDFFYYDHEDWPDGVYYVVGHTMLTSLFLLLIAVYAAPLVVHMLGA from the coding sequence ATGACCAATTCCAACACTCGGACGGGTATCGACGCCGGAAACACCACCGCTCGGACGGCCATCGGCTACGGACTCCCGCTAGCGTGTGTCGCGGTGTTACTGGCCGCGGCCCCCGTGCTCTCGTCGTGGGCCCGGCTGTTCGGCGGGACGGTCGTCCTCCTGGTGACCATCAAAGTGGGGAGCTGGGTGCTCCTCGGCGGCTCCAGGGCGCTCTCGCTGTCCCGCCGGGAGACGCTGCTGTACTGGACCGTCTGGCCGGGCGTCCGGCCCGATAAGTTCCTCCAGCCCGAGGAGTACAGCGAGCCCGACAGCGCGATGTTCGTCGTGGGCTACGCGTACCTGCTCGCCGGTGGCCTCCTCGGGCTGGCGTCGCTGCTCGCGGTGCCCTATATCGGGCTCGCCGGGAGCACGTGGCTGCTCGTCGCCGGCTTCCTGGCGGCCGTCCACCAGGGACTGGGCCGTATCCTTCCCTTCGGACTGCGATGGCTCGGCTACCCCGTCGAGCCGCTGTTTAACTCGCCGATGCAGAGCCAGGGCGTCGCGGACTTCTGGAGCGACCGCTGGAACAAACCGTTCATCGGGATGAACAGACTGTTCCTCACCGGACCGCTTGCGAGCCGCGTCGGCATCAAGGTCGCCGCCGGGCTGGCCTTCCTCGTCTCCGGGCTCATCCACGAACTCGCCATCAGCTTCCCCGCGGGCGCCGGGTGGGGGTTACCGTTCCTCTACTTCGTGGTCCAGGCCGTGCTCTACACCGTCGAGCAGGAGTTCTTCCCGGCGCCGGCGGACAGCAACTCCATGCTCCGTCGGGCCTGGACTGCCATCGCCGTCGTCGGCCCGGTCCCGCTGTTGTTCCACGGCCCCTTCCGGATGACGTTCATCGCGCCGCTGCTAGAGACCGGACGGGCGCTCCTCCTGGCTTACCCGCTGGAGGCGTACGTCAGCGCCGGGCTGTGGGTCGGCGCCGTGGGACACTTCATGATACTCGGCGCGAGCTTCCAGGTCCCTGAAGAGCTCGACTGGGAGACCGACCTCGCACAGCTGAAGCCGCTGAACAGGAAGGTGATGTGGACCTACGGCGGCTACATCGTGATGATGATAGTCTCCTTCGGCGTCATGACAGCGCTGTTTCACGAGCAGCTCGCGGCGGGGACCCCGGTGGCACTCGGGCTCGCCGGACTCATCGTGCTGTTCTGGACGGTTCGTGTCCTGGTCGACTTCTTCTACTACGACCACGAGGACTGGCCCGACGGCGTCTACTACGTCGTCGGCCACACGATGCTCACGTCGCTGTTCCTCCTGCTCATCGCTGTCTACGCCGCGCCGCTCGTGGTCCACATGCTCGGGGCGTAG
- a CDS encoding DUF3209 family protein, producing MSCYEIEALRLGLMNVLGTEDDHARQHAKAELEGHMTGPIEALANAETLSAIERHLDAALVDLEEEIARTDSDSPEYDYMRGRLVAVRDAERAVSRITAQGESVLDGLGEAHDVLHEAFPVDE from the coding sequence ATGAGCTGCTACGAAATCGAGGCCCTTCGACTGGGTCTCATGAACGTTCTCGGTACCGAAGACGACCACGCGCGCCAGCACGCGAAAGCAGAGCTGGAGGGCCACATGACCGGCCCGATCGAGGCACTCGCGAACGCGGAGACCCTCTCGGCCATCGAGCGCCACCTCGACGCCGCGCTCGTCGACCTGGAGGAGGAGATCGCCCGCACGGACAGCGACAGCCCGGAGTACGACTATATGCGTGGCCGGCTGGTGGCGGTGCGGGACGCCGAACGCGCCGTGAGCCGCATCACCGCCCAGGGCGAGAGCGTCCTCGACGGCCTGGGCGAGGCCCACGACGTGCTCCACGAGGCGTTCCCAGTCGATGAGTGA
- a CDS encoding dienelactone hydrolase family protein yields the protein MVQHTDGVARIPVDGVELEATFDVPQGASGVVVFAHGSGSSRKSPRNNYVAEVIRERGLGTLLFDLLTEAEDQQRQNRFDISLLTDRLVWVTEWVWKQDPELSVGYFGSSTGAATALRGAARYGEDVDGVVSRGGRVDMAADSLSDVTAPTLFVVGGADSEVLALNREAYERLTCDRSLHVVAGAGHLFEAEDELREVATVAADWFESKLR from the coding sequence ATGGTCCAGCACACCGATGGCGTGGCCCGTATCCCCGTCGACGGCGTAGAACTCGAGGCCACGTTCGATGTGCCCCAGGGCGCATCGGGGGTGGTGGTCTTCGCCCACGGGAGCGGCTCCAGTCGCAAGAGCCCGCGTAACAACTACGTTGCCGAGGTCATCCGCGAGCGCGGCCTGGGAACGCTCCTGTTCGACCTCCTCACGGAAGCCGAAGACCAGCAGCGACAGAACCGCTTCGACATCTCACTGCTGACCGACCGGCTCGTCTGGGTTACCGAGTGGGTGTGGAAACAGGACCCCGAGCTGTCGGTCGGCTACTTCGGGTCGAGCACGGGCGCCGCCACGGCGCTGCGCGGGGCGGCGCGGTACGGCGAGGACGTCGACGGCGTGGTCTCTCGGGGCGGACGTGTGGACATGGCCGCGGACTCGTTGAGCGATGTCACGGCTCCCACGCTGTTTGTCGTCGGCGGCGCCGATAGCGAGGTGCTCGCTCTCAACAGGGAGGCGTACGAACGGCTCACCTGTGACCGCTCGCTGCACGTCGTGGCGGGTGCCGGGCACCTCTTCGAGGCCGAAGACGAGCTCCGGGAGGTCGCCACGGTGGCCGCGGACTGGTTCGAATCGAAGCTGCGGTGA
- the cobJ gene encoding precorrin-3B C(17)-methyltransferase — translation MSTDNTTEASTDTESKCGASTEDAEAERSTETSSKCGASSSSASSSSSSSCGASSDDSDEEEEVGATVDDFDADPGQLIAVGLGPGQPDGMTAKARSALLDAEHIVGYTTYVELLPDEVVEGADDIYNTPMCGEVSRTEEAIDRALAGNDVAIIGSGDPNVYALAGLALEIIESKGATASMLEFDVVPGVPAAQSCAARVGAPLVNDTVSISLSDHLTDMPTIESRLHAAAKEGFTISIYNPWSRKRRENYAKCCEILLEHRDPETPVGVVHAAGREDEQVEIVELQELPELGETDLVDMTTTLLVGNEDTYVWDDRMVTPRGYETKYDY, via the coding sequence ATGAGTACCGACAACACCACAGAGGCGAGTACGGACACCGAATCGAAGTGCGGAGCATCGACCGAGGACGCCGAGGCAGAAAGGAGTACAGAGACGTCTTCGAAGTGTGGCGCTTCATCGTCGTCCGCATCATCATCCAGTAGTAGCTCCTGTGGCGCGTCCAGCGACGACAGCGACGAGGAAGAGGAGGTCGGTGCCACCGTCGACGACTTCGACGCGGACCCGGGACAACTCATTGCAGTGGGGCTCGGTCCCGGCCAGCCCGATGGGATGACCGCCAAGGCCCGGTCGGCGCTCCTCGACGCGGAACACATCGTCGGCTATACAACCTACGTTGAACTGCTCCCCGACGAGGTCGTCGAGGGGGCCGACGACATCTACAACACGCCGATGTGTGGCGAGGTGTCCCGCACAGAGGAGGCTATCGACCGGGCCCTTGCCGGCAACGACGTCGCCATCATCGGCAGCGGCGACCCGAACGTCTATGCCCTGGCCGGGCTCGCACTCGAAATCATCGAGTCGAAGGGTGCGACGGCGTCGATGCTGGAGTTCGACGTGGTGCCGGGCGTCCCGGCGGCCCAGTCCTGTGCCGCACGTGTCGGCGCGCCGCTGGTCAACGACACCGTCTCCATCTCGCTGTCGGACCACCTCACCGATATGCCGACCATCGAGTCGCGGCTCCACGCCGCCGCCAAGGAGGGCTTTACCATCTCCATCTACAATCCGTGGAGCCGCAAGCGCCGCGAGAACTACGCGAAGTGCTGTGAGATACTCCTGGAGCACCGCGACCCCGAGACGCCCGTCGGTGTCGTCCACGCCGCCGGCCGCGAGGACGAACAGGTCGAAATCGTCGAGTTGCAGGAGCTCCCGGAGCTGGGCGAGACGGACCTCGTGGACATGACGACCACACTACTCGTGGGCAACGAGGACACCTACGTCTGGGACGACCGCATGGTCACGCCCCGCGGGTACGAGACGAAATACGATTACTGA